The Streptosporangiales bacterium genome contains the following window.
ACGGCGGACATTCTTCCCCGCTTCGCCCGGGTAGGGACGTGGACACGCCCTGGTCTACTGATTCCGTCGTTAACGTAGCACAATTCAACGGAATTAACAGCCGACTGTCGCCATGCGTATAGGTATCGGCGGTCTCTCTAGGGCGTGCGGTCGGCGCCGAGGTCGACGCTCGCGACCTCGCCCGCGACCAGTCGCAGCGGGATGCCGGTGGCGCGGCTGAGCTGTGCGAACACGTCGACCGACGGGATGGTGTCGAAGTCCTCGTACTCGGCGACGGTCTCCTCGGTCGTGCCCATCCGCCGCGCGAGCTCCGCCTGGCTCAGCCCGGCCTGGGTACGTACCTGGACGAACAGCTCCACCAGCTCGCTCTCCAGGGCCGCGCGCGCGTATTCCTCGCGGTACACCTCGGCGTCGTCGGGAGGGTACTGCGCCTTCAGCTCCTCGTGCGAAACCACGGCTACCTCCCTCGATCTCGTCGTGCCTGCTTTCGCTGGGCCTTGGTCTGCGGCGACTGGCTCCTGCCTTGCTGTGACTGCCGGGACTGCTGTGCCTGGCGGCCGCCTTGGCCTCGCTGCTGGCCGGAACCGCCCTGCTCCTTCCCCGCGCGGTCGAGAATAGCGCGGTCGCTCTTCATCCG
Protein-coding sequences here:
- a CDS encoding helix-turn-helix domain-containing protein; the encoded protein is MVSHEELKAQYPPDDAEVYREEYARAALESELVELFVQVRTQAGLSQAELARRMGTTEETVAEYEDFDTIPSVDVFAQLSRATGIPLRLVAGEVASVDLGADRTP